One Mycolicibacterium goodii genomic region harbors:
- a CDS encoding cytochrome C oxidase subunit IV family protein: MTTRTRTLGESTRSITLAWLALTAITIVSWWLAPAHVTGTVQASTPITAVVLALTFVKCRLIIRHFMEVRTAPAWLKHATDGWLTVLLTTVFVIYLF; this comes from the coding sequence ATGACCACGCGAACAAGGACGCTGGGCGAGAGCACACGCAGCATCACCTTGGCCTGGCTCGCGCTGACCGCGATCACGATCGTGTCGTGGTGGCTCGCGCCCGCGCACGTCACCGGCACCGTGCAGGCGAGCACCCCGATCACGGCCGTGGTGCTGGCCCTCACCTTCGTCAAGTGCCGCTTGATCATTCGGCACTTCATGGAGGTGCGTACCGCTCCGGCATGGCTCAAGCACGCCACCGATGGATGGCTCACCGTGCTGTTGACCACGGTGTTCGTCATCTACCTGTTCTGA
- a CDS encoding TetR/AcrR family transcriptional regulator — MVVAMNDAPRKKPRQQRSRETVEVVLEAAAQVFNREGLAATTNRIAERAGVSIGSVYQYFPNKRALLNALAQRHVQEASDRLDAVFTRLRRDAPAFDQAMRSILAAVVDLHHDRPGLHRLMHRVAAPRDDQLKAMQLFETRLAEEVAFHLVRCGRVPDPDDALAAARTVVHAVDAHLHRVLPHRDITQEAATDELVDLVERLLRR; from the coding sequence ATGGTGGTGGCGATGAACGACGCGCCGCGCAAGAAGCCGCGCCAGCAGCGGTCCAGGGAGACCGTCGAGGTGGTGCTGGAGGCCGCCGCGCAGGTGTTCAACCGCGAGGGGCTTGCCGCCACCACCAACCGCATCGCCGAGCGGGCCGGGGTGTCCATCGGCTCGGTCTATCAGTATTTCCCCAACAAGCGGGCGCTTCTCAACGCGCTGGCGCAGCGGCACGTACAGGAGGCGTCGGACCGCCTCGACGCGGTGTTCACCCGACTGCGCCGCGATGCACCGGCATTCGACCAGGCGATGCGCTCCATCCTCGCGGCCGTCGTCGACCTGCACCACGACCGGCCGGGCCTGCACCGGTTGATGCACCGCGTGGCGGCACCGCGCGATGATCAACTGAAGGCGATGCAGCTGTTCGAGACCAGGCTCGCCGAGGAGGTCGCATTCCACCTCGTGCGGTGCGGGCGCGTGCCCGACCCAGACGACGCCCTGGCCGCCGCCCGTACCGTGGTGCACGCGGTCGACGCACATCTGCACCGCGTGCTGCCGCACCGTGACATCACCCAAGAGGCCGCCACCGACGAGCTAGTCGATCTGGTCGAACGGTTGCTGCGCCGCTGA